Part of the Methanobacterium paludis genome is shown below.
AATGAGCTATAAAGAACAGGCGGATGTTTTTAAAAAGACCTTTGAATTAAAATACGAGCCTATGGCTATTTCATTTACGAATGAAGAAATTTCAAGTGGTAGATATGAAAAAACTCAAATTTGTAGAGCATTGAAACTTGCAGCTGAAGGAGAAAGCTTTATAATTGATGAAGAAGTTTCTACATGCCCCGGCGGCAGCCAATTTTGTGGTTTCATCGAACCTCATACCGGAAAACAAAAAAGAAGGTTACAAAAGTTCCTAACTAAAGGTGAGAAACTTACAAGCTCAATTGTTAGTTTTGAGAGAATGAGAAAATTAGCAGTACCACCAGCCACTGATTTAGCTGATAGAATTGTAATATGCCCCTTAGATAAAGCAGAAATACGTCCAGACATGATTTTATTTTTATGCAATGCTGAACAAGCCTGCCGCCTTATAACACTAGACACATACTGGGATGGAATATCACCAAAACAGCAAATTATAGGTGCATTATGTTATTCAGCAATAGTATATACTACAATGAGTGGAAATACAAACATGACCATGGGAGATTGGACTGCAAGAAGTCATCAGGGGTTTGAACCGGATGTTATCTTCCTATCCGTACCCTATGAACGTATACATAATTTAATAGCAGCTATACCTCATTGTTCTGCAGGAGATGCTGAAGCACATATACCTAAAGAATTCCAAGCAGATTAAATTTCTAAAGATTACTGAGGGTGCAAGTTAACATTTCTTTATTTTCCCACTATGCTAGTGGATATGAACTATTCAATATAACTAAGGAGAAAATGGAGAAGTAGAATATAAAAAATCTAATTTATCAGATTATGAAAAAGTTTAGCACTTTTGGTAAAATCTTCAAATAAAGATATTTCACCACATACAAAGGCTAGAGTATATCGCACTTGGTGAAATATCTTATAATTATGATAAAACAGATGAAACCCTAAAAAACTTTGAGAAAGCCATTTATTATGATCCTAAAGTTGGTATAAAATGATTATATGATAAATTAAATAAGATAAATTCTTAATCTTAAATCTCTATTGAGCAAATTATTATTTTTTAAATTACTATCCCAAAACATCGATTTTCAGCATCAAAATTCATTAATCCCTTTTTGTATTTCGTCTGCTATATTTTGTTTATTTTCTTTTATTAATTTATTTTTTATCGTTTCAAGAGAATTCAGAGCTTTTTTTCATGTTAATCTATTTTATTTTGCTTTTTCCCATTACAGCAACTATTTATAATTTAAAAGCAATTTTAAAAATATGAAAAAAGGTATTAAGAATATCGAGTTAATATCTACTCTCAAATCTTTAGAAATCATTGAAAAACAGATAGAAACACCAAAAAATGTTTTAAAAGATTTTAAAGAAGACATTTACAGTTATATTGGACAAGATTCAGAAACAATAAGAAAAAGAATGGATGGTCTTAAAAAAGAGGATGAATTTTTACTTTTTTCTTTAATGCTTGGAAATATTTTACAGGTAACCCGATTAGAACAAAAGAGATATATTGAAAATAAATTAATAATTCCTGACTTTCTTTTTGCTGTAAAAATGCCTGAACAAGTGGATAACAAAAAACCCTTAATGGCTCTAAGATTTTTTGTCGAAGTCAAAAAGATGAGAAAAGGTGAAGATGAATTTATTATATCTTTAAAATATTATGAAAAAATTAAAGCTTACGCTGAATTATATAGTTTACCTTTATATTTTGCGATAAAAATGGATAACGAACACCCTGCATGGTTTTTGGTATTATCTGAATCATTTGAAGAATATGGGAAAATTCAAAAGAGAAAAGTAAACGGCCGTATTGATAAATGCTTTGTTATTAAGGGAGTAGAGCTACTTAATTATGATTATTCAGGAATTTTATTGTCAAACTACCTCACTTTAATTCCGGCAGGCTTAAAAATTGATATGGAATATGATAATATATCTAAAAAAGGGTATGGTGAAGTAATTAGTGTAAAATCCACATATGAAAATGACTTTAAAAAAGTCAAGTTTAATGATAAAAATAAAGTACTTGATAGTATCTTTTTGAAAATTTGTAATTATTTAAAAGCATGTAATCACATAAAAGGAGGATATGCAGAAATAATTGATGAAAACGAAAAAAATACCAAATGGCAGAATAATATTGATTTTTGGATTTTACATTATCATTTGATTTTATCATGCTATTTATACCTCAGAAATCAATGTGAAAAGGATAAAAATCCTGAAAATATAAACAATATTTCCTATTACCTCGAAACTTTCTCTAAATTTGATAGTACCCTTGTACTTATGATAAGAGACATTATTAATGAAATGGAACAAAAAAATATGATAAAACCTATAAAAATGATTCCTAAAGTAATTAAAAAATAAACACTTCCAATTATGTATCAATCCCATATTTGGTTATCATCTAATGCTTTCCATTGATTACTTTCATATTTATACCAATTAATAAATTTTGATCTTCTACCCGTTTCGGGACCAATTTTTAGATCAGTTATTAACATTAACTCGCCTTTAACTTCATATAAGTTATATTTAACTCCTTTTTTAGGTCTCATACCCCAATTTATATTTTTTTCAATACGATGAATATGTTCATAACCAATAATTGCTGTTCCACCACCACCGTTTCTAGTTCCCCATTTAGTTTTATATGCGTTGGTTTGTAGCATAAATGCATATTCCCTTGATCCATCATCTTTATCTATTATGATATCTGCTTTTTTGTGAAATCTATGTTCTTTATCAATATCTAACCGTGGATTAATAACAAAATCTAAGTTTAAATCATTTATGTGTGGGAAGAAATATCGATCAAAGTCTATACAAATAAAAACTACTATCTTTCCGTATTTTGTTTGGAATATATTAATTGTATTACCTGATTCCATACCAGTTCCATTTTTTTCTTCCATTATGGCAGGATTACACTTTGCAATTGGATATTCCTTTCCATCAATAATTATTTTGCAAATATTACGATTATTTTCATCATAAAAACTACCACATACGACCATGCCGTCATTATATTCTTTTTTAACAATTTCAACCCATTCATCACAGAAACTAAGCTCTGGGAAGCATAGTATATCTACTTCACATTCTTTAGCCGTTTTAAGTGCACTAAATATTTTTTCTTTAATTTTATTTTCGTCTTCAATAACATATGGAAATTTATCTGTTAAAGAAAAATCCAATTGAACGAGTGCAACTCTTACACTTTCTTTTTGTGTTTCATCTATATTTATATATTCAAATGTAGCAGTTTTTTTATCTATTTTTTCCATTAAATGAGGCTTTTGAATAGTTTTACCTTTGATTTTAGTTTCTATACCTTCAATTATTTTATCTTGGAAGAATTGTAAATTTGATGAAAATATTGAATCTAAACTGATACCTTTTAAAGGAATTAATATTTTTAATAAATTTTTTTCATCATTTAAAGTTATATCTTCAGAATTGTAAGTACTCAAAAAACGAATAAATGTATCGATATAATTTACAGTAATAACAGAATAGATATTCCAATTTTCAAATACCATTTTAGTATTATATAATCTTTCTAAATCAACTCTCTTGAAACTTAAAGCGTCTAAAAGAAATTGAAAACAGATTTTCTTATTAACCAGAAATTCATTTAGGTCTTTGGGTATTTCAACTTTTTCGGATTTATTAAGTAGAGCATTAATTCCTTTAAAAACGTTGAATACATCCTTTCTAAAATCATCTAAATTTTCGAAATGTAAACAACTTATAAATTCCATTTCTAACTTTTCTAATTCTGAAATCAAATTAGAAGAATTAACTGTTAGTAATTTATAATTATAAGCTTCTTTCGCTTGCTTTAATTCATTTTTTTCATTAAATATGTTTTCAGCGATTTTTAACTCATATTTGGCATCATTATATTTATGTAAGGTTAAAAATATGATACCTTTACCCATATATGCTTCTGCAAAATCTGATTGGATTTTTAGGGCGTTATTACATGATTCAATTCCTCTTTCATATTTTCCAATCTTAGCTAATACCAATCCTTTGTTAACATGCGTTATAAAAAGAGTGGAATCTAGTTCCAAGGCTTTATCAAAACATTTTATTGCATGATTAAACTTTCCAAGATTTTCGAAAGATACTCCTTTATTATTGTATACTTCTCCATAATTGGGGTTTATTTCAATAGATTGGTTAAAACAGTTTATAGATTCATTATATTTACCTAAATTGCTTAATGCTGACCCTTTATTATACCATGCTTCGAATATATATTGATTAAGTTCTAAAGCTTTATCGTAGCATTCGATTTCTTCATTATATTCTTCCATATTTCCTAATGCTGAACCTTTATTTACATATACCTCTGTGAAATAGGGATTTATTCTTAAAGCCTCATTAAAACATTCAAGAGCCTTTTCATATTGCCCTAACGCTAAATGAGATATACCCTTATTATTAAAAGCTGTTTCAAGAGTTGAATCAATATTCAAAGCCCTATTAAAACATTTAATTGCTTCATTGAATTTGTCAAGATGGTTTAATGAGAATCCTTTACTATTATAAGCTAAAGCAAATTTATGATTTAAAGTTACAGCTTCATTAAAGCATCTGATTGATTCTTCATATCTTTTAAGGTCTATTAATGATAATCCTTTATTAAACCATAGTTCTGGACTATTTGGGTTAAACTCTATTGCTGTATTAATGCAATTTAGAGCATCTTCATTTTTTCTGAGATTTCTTAATGATGCACATTTAGCACTATAAGCGTCAGAAAAATTGGGATTTATATTCAAAGCTTTATCAAATGGATTTATTGATTCCTCAAACCTTCCCAGATCTGAAAGAGAAAGTCCTTTACTAAACCAAAATTCAGCATTTTTAGAGTCTAATGCAATAGATTTATCTTGATATTTAATTGCTTCTTCGTACTTACCGAGAATTCTCAATATTTCACTTATTCTATGATAAGATAATGCAAGATCTGGAGCTATTTCTAATGCTTTTTCGTAGTATTCAATAGCTTCATCATATTTGCCTAATGTCTCAAAAATGACACCTTTATTAAACCATGCCTCAGCATTTTCAGAATTTAATTCAATAGATTTATCTAAATATTTTATTGCCTCTTCGTATCTCTCTAGATTTCCTAAAGATAGACCTTTGTTACTATACACGATATGAATAAAAGGAGAATTTGGATTTAATTCAATTAATTTATCAAAATACTCAATAGATTCATCATACTTTTCTAAATGTGCTAGAGATATACCTTTATTAAGAATTGCATCAAAAAAATCATTTTTAATGTTTATTATCCTATCATATGACTCAATTGCCTCTTCATATCTCTTTAAATTTCTTAATAATTCTCCTTTATTATATAAAAATATAATATTTTTGGGTTCATAATTTATAGCTTTGTTAAACGATTTAATTGCTTCTTCATATCTGCCTAGATATCCTAATGCTAAACCTTTATTATTATGTACTTCCGCATAATCAGGATCTATTTTTAAGGCTTTATCAAAACATTTAATAGCTTTATCATATTCTGAAATTTTTGTTAATAAAGTTCCTTTGTTATTTAAAGCCTTGGAATAGTTAGGATCAGTTTTTATAGCATTATCATAACATTTAATGGCTTCATCTATTTTTTTTAAGTTTTGTAATGCTAAACCTTTATAGAACCATGCTTTAGGATCTTGAGTCAATTGGATTATTTTATCAAAAACATCTATTGCACGT
Proteins encoded:
- a CDS encoding DUF169 domain-containing protein, which codes for MSYKEQADVFKKTFELKYEPMAISFTNEEISSGRYEKTQICRALKLAAEGESFIIDEEVSTCPGGSQFCGFIEPHTGKQKRRLQKFLTKGEKLTSSIVSFERMRKLAVPPATDLADRIVICPLDKAEIRPDMILFLCNAEQACRLITLDTYWDGISPKQQIIGALCYSAIVYTTMSGNTNMTMGDWTARSHQGFEPDVIFLSVPYERIHNLIAAIPHCSAGDAEAHIPKEFQAD
- a CDS encoding tetratricopeptide repeat protein, with translation MDPELMYMMLMMMSNRNILKNFKDISHLFELGHYYGENKDYKRAIDVFDKIIQLTQDPKAWFYKGLALQNLKKIDEAIKCYDNAIKTDPNYSKALNNKGTLLTKISEYDKAIKCFDKALKIDPDYAEVHNNKGLALGYLGRYEEAIKSFNKAINYEPKNIIFLYNKGELLRNLKRYEEAIESYDRIINIKNDFFDAILNKGISLAHLEKYDESIEYFDKLIELNPNSPFIHIVYSNKGLSLGNLERYEEAIKYLDKSIELNSENAEAWFNKGVIFETLGKYDEAIEYYEKALEIAPDLALSYHRISEILRILGKYEEAIKYQDKSIALDSKNAEFWFSKGLSLSDLGRFEESINPFDKALNINPNFSDAYSAKCASLRNLRKNEDALNCINTAIEFNPNSPELWFNKGLSLIDLKRYEESIRCFNEAVTLNHKFALAYNSKGFSLNHLDKFNEAIKCFNRALNIDSTLETAFNNKGISHLALGQYEKALECFNEALRINPYFTEVYVNKGSALGNMEEYNEEIECYDKALELNQYIFEAWYNKGSALSNLGKYNESINCFNQSIEINPNYGEVYNNKGVSFENLGKFNHAIKCFDKALELDSTLFITHVNKGLVLAKIGKYERGIESCNNALKIQSDFAEAYMGKGIIFLTLHKYNDAKYELKIAENIFNEKNELKQAKEAYNYKLLTVNSSNLISELEKLEMEFISCLHFENLDDFRKDVFNVFKGINALLNKSEKVEIPKDLNEFLVNKKICFQFLLDALSFKRVDLERLYNTKMVFENWNIYSVITVNYIDTFIRFLSTYNSEDITLNDEKNLLKILIPLKGISLDSIFSSNLQFFQDKIIEGIETKIKGKTIQKPHLMEKIDKKTATFEYINIDETQKESVRVALVQLDFSLTDKFPYVIEDENKIKEKIFSALKTAKECEVDILCFPELSFCDEWVEIVKKEYNDGMVVCGSFYDENNRNICKIIIDGKEYPIAKCNPAIMEEKNGTGMESGNTINIFQTKYGKIVVFICIDFDRYFFPHINDLNLDFVINPRLDIDKEHRFHKKADIIIDKDDGSREYAFMLQTNAYKTKWGTRNGGGGTAIIGYEHIHRIEKNINWGMRPKKGVKYNLYEVKGELMLITDLKIGPETGRRSKFINWYKYESNQWKALDDNQIWD